From the Pseudomonadota bacterium genome, the window TTTACTTGCCCATCAGGAAAAATACAATCGTACTTACCACTTTCTCATCCTGATGGATGCCCTGATCAGTGCAGCAAAGCATATCCAGTACTACTATCTGACAGGTGCCTTAAAAGGAAACCTAGGACAGGCACATGAGGTAAACATTCAGGGCGAAGACGTGATGCGCATGGATCAAATTGCGCATAATATTACAATACATTACCTGAAGACCACAAACAGGGTAATTCATGCGGTCAGCGAGGAGTCGGATGATATAATCCCGCTCAATGAAAATGGCGGCCGTTATTTTGTCTATTTTGATCCCCTTGATGGTTCATCAAACGTTGCCCACGGTCTGCCCGTCGGCTTTCTCTTCAGCATTGCCAAGCGGAATCTCGAGGGACCTGAGGATGGCCATTTGAGGGCCGGGAAAGATTGTATAGCAGCAGGAATGTTTGTTATACCAACAGGCACATTCACGCTTGCATTGAAGGAAGCTGGAACATGGAGATTCCATATAGATGAAACAATGGACTATGTCAAGCCTGTCCGCATGATGCTCCCGGAGGATAGAAAGAGCTGGGAGTTATCATTCAACGCCGCCAACCATTTTACCTATGCCCATAGAGTCCAGGGGTGGATAGCCAAGAATATGCAAAAATATGCCTTCAGATACCTCGGTTCCCTGGCAGGGGATTTCCATCGGATCCTTTCCAATGGTGGCATGTTCATGTACCCTGCCATTGTAAACCATCCAAATCCAAAGAAAAACAGGCCTGAGGGGAAACTACGGCTGATGTACGAGGCTGCTGTTGTATCCTTCATGTGCCGCGAGGCTGGTGGAGATGCTGTGGATGAAACAGGAACGCCCATACTCGACCTCCAGCCAAAAAAGCACCATCAAAGAACCGCCCTTTATGTTGGTTCGAAACCGCTGATAGATGAGATTACGGAGGTTCTCAAGGGACAACAGAAGTAGTAGAGAACAGATAGTAAGGGGTAGACAGTTCCTACTTACTGTTTACCCCTTACTGCTTACTGAACAACAGAATCTACTTAAGCGAGCACCGCGTTAAATGCATATCAATCGGCAAGGTCACTCACGCTCTCGACCCCCGCTGCCTCACCAAGGTAGTCTTTAATACTGGGTTGAATTACAACCGGCTTTACAAATTTCTCAACGTACTGACGGGTGCCTCTCGACCCCAACACATCAAAGAGCTTCCTGAACTGGGATTCCCAGTCCTTTTTGATTTCTTCTTTCACGGAAAGCGGTAAAGACCAGGAGCGTGCCTTGAATGGGCCCACCGCATTTTTGCGTACCTTATAGTAGAATTGTTCATCAGTCATATCGCTTTTATGCTCTGAGGCGTGTTTTTCCCGTAGATAGGCATACATTTCCTCGCGCAAATTCTCAGGAATACGGTTGAAGAACATATTCATAAAACCTGTTGCCAGGTGAATCTCGCATGCTTCCGTTTCCACGAACTTCCCGAAGGCATCTTCGGGCAAGGTCGATGCGCCATGCTGCACAGCGCCTCCCATACCATAATCTCGCCGTGCAATCTGACTTAACCTTTTCAGTGTGTCAAAATCTACTTTAACCTTCGCAATAGACCCATCAGGTAATGCAACACCACCGTGTGATGTCCCTGTCTGGATACTGATTTTGCTTAATCCTGTCATGCCAGCGCCCCGTTTATCCAGTTCCTTCCTGAACCCTTCAATGTAGGCACGTAATTCTTCTTCTGTCGAATTGCGACCGCCAACTTCACCGATTTCGCCGCCAACTGAAATGGTAACCCCCTTCGGCTCCAGCTTACGGATATAGGAGGTCAATTCGGCAGAAAGCTCCGTGTTGAGCGCCTGCTGTGCAGGCACAGAGGGCTTATTCAAATCTACCAGCGTGGAAGTATCTACATCAATGTTAAAAAAACCTGCAGCGATAGATTCCTATCTACATCAATGTTAAAAAAACCTGCAGCGATAGATTCCCGTATCACGTCTTTCAATGCCTGTAACTCTGCGTCGGGGTTAGTACCATACCGCTTGGCAGAGACCTGAAAGTGGTCGCCCTGGATAAAGACCGGTCCTTTATAATCCTCCGCGATAGCAGCGGCGAGGACAGAGGTGGCATACTCTGTGGGGCGCTGGCCTGTGTACCCAATTTCAGAGCGGGCTATTTCAAATATAAACGCCGAAGCATCCATACTTTTCGCCACGCGGAAGATAATCCGGGCCGCGTCATAGGAAAGGGCACGTAAATTGATCGCAGGAACTGTAAAAACAGGTGGCACCTCACCGCGGCCGCGGGCTATGTAGAGATCATGAATCGAGGCAGGGATAATCCCCAAATCGAGCGCGGCCGCACGTGTGAGATAGCGTGCAAGCCCCTGTTTTTCTCCCGACTCAAGTGCCGATACCTCTGCAAGCTTTTGAACCTTTTCGCGAAACCTGGAAGGATTACTCACCCGAACCACTCCCTGATGAATCTCCAGACTGTTATCAAGCACGTCCAGGATGTCTTTAATCTTTAAGTTAGCCATATTAACCTCCTATAATTAAGTCTTAATGCTGTTTTTCGCGCTACCTTGAATTCAAGTACCATTATGCTTTATGAATATCACATCTACTCCAAATATTAAACATTGTTTTTTAGTAATTCTTCAATCAGAATCATTATTGAATCCCTTACCCGCTTGCTTCCTGAAATGTTTATAACCTCTTTTTTTCTTTTCTTGCGCTCTTTCAAACAGTAATCTGTAACTTATAATTGTCATTCGATGATGACAGAAGTATAATAAGTTAAAATTACTTCATGGAAAAAGGGGGTTTTCCATGCCAGCCATGATTACTCGCAGTAAACAACAGGGTATTAAAAACCAAAGCGGGAAAAACTATTCGCCGCAAACAACTGGTGTTTACCCTTGCCGAAGGAATAACCCATGGAATCTAATATTGATGCAAATTCGAAAAAAAAGGGGGAGCTGATGCGAAAAATTACGACTGTTATACATCTGATTTTTTTGTTTGGTTTGCTTACGCTTTTTGCTTGTTCAAGTTCTGACGAAAAGGCAAATAAACTTTTTGTCGAGGCCTCTAATTCTATCAAGCAAGCGAGAGAGGCGGAGAATAGTAGTTATGTGCAGGCATACCAACTCTACAAAAAGGCTTTTGTAAACATAGAAAGAATAACCTCAAAATATCCCTCTTCAAATATGGCGGTTCAGATAGCTCAAGGTCAGCTATTGCTTGATTTATATAGAGTATCGGATTTTAGAACCACCGTCTTGGAAAAGGCACAGGCACGAGCTGAAGCCGAAGAAGATCCCTTGTTTTGTGGCGCTGAGATGATGATAAGTGTTATAGTTACATTCAATTATTCGTCAACTATCAAGATACTGAAGGAGAGCGGAGAGAAAGAGAAAGCTGAAAGACTTCTTTCTCGGTTTCTAAAACATGCGCAGACCATGAAGGTAAAAAATGAATTAAGCAGGACTTTTGCGCTGAAGGATCTGGCAATTAGCTATCAAATAATAGGGGACAAAGAGAAATCAAAACTAATTTTAATTGATCTCTTTGAAAATTCGGCCAAGTTGCGGAACGAATTTTGTTGGACGAAAATAAGGACGGAATCACTATGCAAAGGCCTCGATGCCATTGAAAGAGATGCGCACCTGAGCGTTGTGGGCGAGGGTTTTGCAGAGATCGGTGAATACGACAAAGCTGAGGAAGTCGCCGGAAAGATCACAGGGGAAGATTACAGGGCCGAAGTTTATGTAGCAATTGGGGCCGTCTATGCGGAATCAGGCCAGAGCGAAAAGGCACTGGCAATGGTAAAAAAGGCCGAGTCTGAAATGAAGAGTCCAAAGACGAAGGTAAGCGATTCTCTTCGTATAAAGATAGGTATCGTCTATGCGAAGGCTGGGGCCAAAAACAAAGCGGATGAGATCCTTTCAGAGGTATTAAAAACGGCTATGAAATCAAAAAAGAGCTATAAGCTAGGAAATGTTTTGGTAGCGTATCTGGAAGCTGGGTTCTACGACAAAGTTGTTCAACTTGCTGAAAAGGAACGTTTGACTTATTTGCCTTATCTGTTGTTTAGGGTAGCTGCTGGATACGCAAAATCGGGGCAGTTTGAAAAATC encodes:
- a CDS encoding class II fructose-bisphosphate aldolase, encoding MNKPSVPAQQALNTELSAELTSYIRKLEPKGVTISVGGEIGEVGGRNSTEEELRAYIEGFRKELDKRGAGMTGLSKISIQTGTSHGGVALPDGSIAKVKVDFDTLKRLSQIARRDYGMGGAVQHGASTLPEDAFGKFVETEACEIHLATGFMNMFFNRIPENLREEMYAYLREKHASEHKSDMTDEQFYYKVRKNAVGPFKARSWSLPLSVKEEIKKDWESQFRKLFDVLGSRGTRQYVEKFVKPVVIQPSIKDYLGEAAGVESVSDLAD
- a CDS encoding fructose-1,6-bisphosphatase → MIQLEQTFMNFLLAHQEKYNRTYHFLILMDALISAAKHIQYYYLTGALKGNLGQAHEVNIQGEDVMRMDQIAHNITIHYLKTTNRVIHAVSEESDDIIPLNENGGRYFVYFDPLDGSSNVAHGLPVGFLFSIAKRNLEGPEDGHLRAGKDCIAAGMFVIPTGTFTLALKEAGTWRFHIDETMDYVKPVRMMLPEDRKSWELSFNAANHFTYAHRVQGWIAKNMQKYAFRYLGSLAGDFHRILSNGGMFMYPAIVNHPNPKKNRPEGKLRLMYEAAVVSFMCREAGGDAVDETGTPILDLQPKKHHQRTALYVGSKPLIDEITEVLKGQQK